From the Burkholderia sp. GAS332 genome, one window contains:
- a CDS encoding transcriptional regulator, LysR family yields the protein MRTGEINQRRLRYFVEVYRRGSIRAAADSLNTASSVLTRQMRLLEEELGFPLFERSPRGVLPTPAAQALIEYSRGCENERNIFESTLQELNGLETGSIKIAASEGFVHDLMTEVITPFTRSYPKISIRVEVRSVNDVVTDVADGEADIGAVYNPPLSKSVECIAWGLFPLRVVVPPGHPLAERKDPIEFAEATRYPLGIMSTAYGVGQAVEAVALSEHLTFEPSFVTNSSAALGLFVSSGAGIAFMGRWSAGDRIGKDGLIGLELKSALAQSTTAKILVREGRRQPRAVELILSIIKANVPAFKGSQ from the coding sequence ATGCGGACAGGTGAAATAAATCAACGTAGGTTGCGTTATTTTGTCGAAGTCTACCGTCGTGGCTCGATCCGAGCTGCGGCTGATTCATTGAATACCGCCTCTTCGGTCCTTACGAGGCAGATGCGACTTCTCGAGGAAGAGTTGGGTTTTCCGTTATTTGAGCGTAGTCCTCGGGGGGTACTTCCGACCCCAGCCGCGCAGGCTCTTATTGAGTATTCACGGGGGTGTGAGAACGAGCGCAATATCTTCGAGAGCACGTTGCAGGAATTGAACGGACTAGAGACCGGATCAATAAAAATCGCCGCTAGCGAGGGATTTGTACATGACCTTATGACTGAGGTAATAACTCCATTCACGCGCAGCTACCCGAAAATCTCGATCAGAGTGGAGGTACGATCGGTGAACGATGTCGTCACTGACGTTGCTGATGGCGAAGCAGATATCGGCGCCGTGTACAACCCTCCGCTCTCAAAGTCTGTCGAATGCATCGCTTGGGGGCTCTTCCCGCTTCGGGTTGTCGTGCCGCCAGGCCATCCGCTTGCAGAGCGCAAGGACCCGATCGAGTTCGCAGAGGCGACTCGTTACCCGCTGGGAATCATGAGTACTGCCTATGGCGTGGGTCAGGCAGTAGAAGCTGTCGCTTTGTCGGAACACTTGACTTTCGAGCCGAGCTTCGTGACCAACTCGTCAGCGGCACTTGGTCTCTTTGTATCGTCGGGCGCAGGAATCGCCTTTATGGGGCGGTGGTCTGCAGGTGATCGCATCGGCAAAGACGGTCTGATTGGGCTCGAGCTCAAGAGCGCCTTGGCTCAATCGACGACTGCCAAGATACTTGTTCGCGAAGGACGGCGTCAACCACGAGCCGTCGAACTAATTCTTTCAATTATAAAGGCCAACGTCCCTGCATTCAAAGGAAGTCAGTAA
- a CDS encoding Sugar phosphate permease: MEEILAKAYRKIDVRVLLLIAICYALAVLDKTNIAFAKLQMQSDIGLSDSQYGIAAGIFFIGYALFEIPSNLLLPKVGARKTIARILVLWGLTSASISMVRDVHTFYALRFLLGIFEAGFAPGAIFFLTYWYAEARMGRAVALLLCAGPVASALGGPLSGWLLNTFSGLHGLVGWQWMFIIEGIPSALMGLVVLATLPDRPSKASWLTTGEKKALDNVIEVHNPQHRFFFDVLQDPKIHIMAAAYFCLICGMYFVNFWLPTVLSAANGLSVMEIGILSGIPYLVGACAMVLVGRHSDSRRERRWHSVVPAFLAAAFTVIAGAFLGDLVPSLIWITLATAAMYSSYTVFWAIPSQHLKGDAASGGIAYINTVGLIGGFVSPTVVGYLKDWTGSLYCGMMAMSLLLAIAAVILLRINPPNPELNEVKV, translated from the coding sequence ATGGAAGAGATACTGGCGAAAGCTTACAGAAAGATCGACGTTCGAGTCTTGTTGTTGATAGCCATCTGCTACGCACTTGCCGTGCTGGATAAAACTAATATCGCTTTCGCGAAACTCCAGATGCAATCCGATATTGGGTTAAGTGACTCTCAGTACGGAATTGCGGCAGGGATTTTCTTTATCGGATACGCGCTATTCGAGATCCCGAGCAATCTGCTTCTACCAAAGGTGGGTGCAAGAAAAACCATCGCTCGAATCCTTGTGCTGTGGGGCCTTACATCAGCTTCAATATCGATGGTTCGAGATGTCCATACATTTTACGCCCTTCGATTTTTGCTGGGTATTTTCGAAGCAGGTTTCGCTCCCGGCGCGATCTTTTTTCTTACCTATTGGTATGCGGAGGCGAGGATGGGGCGCGCGGTTGCACTGCTTCTCTGCGCTGGCCCAGTTGCATCCGCGCTGGGCGGACCATTGTCGGGATGGTTGCTTAATACATTCTCAGGGCTGCACGGGCTGGTCGGATGGCAGTGGATGTTCATCATTGAAGGAATTCCGAGCGCACTAATGGGGCTAGTTGTATTAGCTACCCTCCCTGATCGTCCATCAAAAGCGTCATGGCTAACTACGGGAGAGAAGAAAGCCCTAGATAACGTGATTGAAGTGCACAATCCGCAGCACCGGTTCTTTTTTGATGTTCTTCAGGATCCGAAAATCCACATCATGGCGGCGGCATACTTCTGCCTCATTTGCGGGATGTACTTCGTAAATTTTTGGCTCCCAACAGTCTTGAGCGCAGCAAACGGGTTATCGGTTATGGAGATTGGAATACTTTCGGGAATTCCTTACCTTGTCGGTGCATGCGCTATGGTACTGGTCGGACGGCATTCTGACTCGAGACGCGAGAGAAGGTGGCACAGCGTGGTCCCCGCATTCCTGGCCGCAGCCTTTACGGTGATAGCAGGCGCATTCCTCGGGGACCTCGTGCCCTCATTGATCTGGATCACACTGGCGACGGCAGCGATGTATTCCAGCTATACGGTGTTTTGGGCGATACCATCGCAACATTTGAAGGGTGACGCTGCATCAGGCGGGATCGCGTACATCAACACCGTAGGTTTGATTGGCGGTTTTGTAAGTCCAACGGTCGTGGGTTATCTGAAGGATTGGACCGGCTCCTTATATTGCGGAATGATGGCAATGAGTTTATTGTTGGCCATCGCGGCGGTCATTCTCCTTCGTATCAATCCGCCGAATCCCGAACTCAACGAAGTTAAAGTTTAA
- a CDS encoding Microcystin degradation protein MlrC, contains DUF1485 domain → MRRFPRTILIAGFEHETNTFAPSKASYESFKRGEGFPPLCRGDRVLGLRDTGIAIGGFILAAEAAGHRLIPVIWASACPSAHVTRDAYERIAGEILKAARKRNFEGVYLDLHGAMVAEHLDDGDGELLARVREVVGKDVPIVASLDLHANVTERMLCNADALVAYRTYPHVDMAETGGRTAALLERILAGETLCRASRRLPFLIPINGMCTLSEPSKGMYGSVSASETGKVASASFAAGFPAADFPECGPVIWAYAHTAEAADKTVDLLYQRMLNNELAWGVPFLSPDEAVRDAMCSSEGASRPVVIADTQDNPGAGGDGNTMEMLHALVRHRAKGAAFGLIHDPNAAAAAHRAGIGARIHLSLGGQSGVPGDTPFVGNFEVMFLSDGRCRYEGPMMNGVEAELGPMACLRVEDVLIAVSSSKAQMLDRNLYRVVGIQPEAMKILVNKSSVHFRADFEPIAQKVIVAKAPGPATADPADIPWKRLPFGIRTRPGGPEFQAP, encoded by the coding sequence ATGAGACGTTTTCCTCGCACAATTTTAATTGCGGGATTCGAGCACGAAACCAACACTTTTGCACCATCAAAAGCTTCATATGAAAGCTTCAAACGCGGCGAGGGTTTCCCTCCGTTATGTCGAGGCGACCGCGTACTCGGCTTGCGAGATACAGGTATTGCCATTGGGGGGTTCATACTCGCTGCCGAAGCCGCGGGCCACAGGCTGATTCCGGTCATCTGGGCGAGCGCGTGTCCGTCGGCTCATGTTACGCGGGATGCCTATGAGCGCATCGCTGGTGAAATTCTCAAAGCTGCACGAAAGCGAAATTTTGAAGGCGTGTACCTAGATTTGCATGGTGCGATGGTCGCAGAACATCTTGATGACGGCGACGGCGAACTCCTCGCGCGGGTGCGCGAAGTCGTCGGTAAGGACGTGCCGATTGTTGCGTCTCTCGATCTTCACGCGAACGTGACGGAGCGCATGCTCTGCAATGCGGACGCACTGGTCGCGTATCGTACCTACCCACATGTCGATATGGCTGAGACGGGTGGGCGTACCGCTGCGCTGCTGGAGCGAATACTTGCTGGCGAGACCTTATGCCGTGCCTCACGACGATTGCCATTCCTGATTCCCATCAACGGTATGTGCACGTTGTCCGAGCCCTCAAAAGGGATGTACGGCAGCGTCAGCGCATCGGAGACAGGCAAAGTCGCTTCAGCGTCGTTTGCCGCTGGCTTTCCCGCGGCCGACTTCCCTGAGTGCGGCCCAGTGATTTGGGCATACGCTCACACCGCCGAAGCGGCGGACAAGACGGTCGATTTGCTTTACCAACGAATGCTCAACAACGAACTGGCATGGGGCGTGCCATTCCTTTCTCCGGATGAAGCTGTGCGTGATGCAATGTGCTCCTCCGAAGGCGCTAGCCGCCCGGTTGTCATCGCTGACACACAGGACAATCCGGGCGCCGGTGGGGATGGCAACACGATGGAGATGCTGCACGCTCTCGTACGCCACCGCGCGAAAGGTGCGGCATTTGGATTGATACACGACCCTAATGCGGCTGCGGCAGCGCATCGAGCCGGAATTGGTGCGCGAATCCACCTGTCTCTCGGCGGACAGTCAGGCGTGCCAGGCGATACACCTTTTGTTGGTAATTTCGAGGTCATGTTTCTATCTGATGGACGTTGCCGTTACGAAGGTCCGATGATGAATGGTGTGGAAGCGGAGCTGGGTCCGATGGCGTGCCTGCGTGTGGAGGACGTACTGATTGCGGTGAGCTCCAGTAAGGCGCAGATGCTGGACCGAAACTTGTATCGTGTTGTAGGCATCCAGCCCGAAGCGATGAAAATCCTTGTCAACAAGAGCTCAGTGCACTTCCGCGCCGACTTCGAGCCTATAGCGCAGAAGGTTATCGTCGCGAAGGCACCGGGGCCGGCGACTGCGGACCCAGCGGATATTCCGTGGAAGCGCCTTCCGTTCGGCATCCGGACACGGCCGGGCGGTCCTGAGTTTCAGGCTCCCTAA
- a CDS encoding porin, GBP family translates to MKRTLLAAIVGSTFATVAHAQSAVTLYGLIDTGITYTNNQGGKSNVKETSANTLGSRWGLRGAEALGDDLKAIFTLETGYNLTNGALGTNGRMFGRQAYVGLASGRFGSVTLGRQYDSVVDYLGPMSLTGTALGGTYFAHPYDNDNLDNALRINNAVKYASNVIGGLKFGALYGFSNSPSFANNRAYSFGTSYNYGGLNVAAGYLQFNNDINALALGATAPGAQTGSYTFAVGIQRTFGAGASYALGSTTVAFVYTQTNLQSTLGGGVSPTQSGTTQGLAFRADSARFQNFEGNVRYVLTPEITLAGSYTYTRANFGGGVNPNFNQVNIYTDYLMSKRTGLYLISEYQHVSSNPLITAYLNGLSSASATRSQVAVSAGIRHRF, encoded by the coding sequence ATGAAAAGAACACTGCTTGCTGCCATCGTGGGCAGCACCTTTGCGACCGTCGCACATGCGCAGAGCGCGGTGACGCTATATGGCCTGATCGATACGGGCATCACCTACACGAACAACCAGGGCGGCAAAAGCAATGTGAAGGAGACCAGTGCGAACACTCTGGGCAGCCGTTGGGGGCTGCGAGGAGCTGAAGCTCTCGGCGATGACTTGAAGGCGATTTTCACGCTGGAAACCGGCTATAACCTGACCAACGGCGCGCTTGGCACGAACGGCCGCATGTTTGGGCGGCAGGCCTACGTCGGCCTGGCGAGCGGCCGATTCGGCAGCGTCACGCTTGGCCGCCAGTACGACAGTGTGGTCGACTATCTCGGGCCGATGTCACTGACCGGCACTGCACTCGGCGGCACTTACTTCGCGCACCCGTATGACAACGACAACCTTGATAACGCGCTGCGCATCAACAACGCGGTCAAGTACGCGAGCAACGTGATTGGCGGCCTAAAGTTCGGCGCGCTCTATGGCTTCTCGAACTCCCCCTCGTTTGCAAACAACCGCGCCTACAGCTTCGGTACTTCTTATAACTACGGTGGTCTGAACGTAGCGGCCGGCTATCTGCAATTCAACAACGACATCAATGCACTGGCGCTCGGCGCAACGGCGCCCGGTGCGCAGACTGGCTCCTACACGTTCGCGGTCGGCATACAGCGCACGTTCGGTGCTGGCGCAAGCTACGCGCTAGGCTCCACGACGGTCGCCTTCGTCTACACGCAGACCAACCTCCAATCGACGCTGGGTGGTGGCGTGTCGCCCACGCAGTCGGGTACAACGCAAGGGCTTGCTTTTCGCGCCGACAGCGCCCGCTTCCAGAACTTTGAAGGTAACGTGCGCTACGTTCTCACGCCCGAGATCACGCTCGCCGGATCGTACACGTATACGCGCGCGAATTTCGGCGGAGGCGTGAACCCAAACTTCAATCAAGTGAATATTTACACCGACTATCTGATGAGCAAGCGCACTGGCCTGTATCTGATCAGCGAATATCAGCACGTCAGCAGCAACCCGCTGATCACCGCTTATCTGAACGGTCTCAGCAGCGCGTCGGCGACACGCAGTCAGGTGGCCGTATCTGCTGGTATCCGCCACCGGTTTTGA
- a CDS encoding fatty-acyl-CoA synthase yields the protein MNLTGQMMYEPLLLSSLLRHAARHAGEVEVVSCLVDGGIHRYTYRDCHARVMQLANALTGRSIVAGDRIGTLAWNGYRHMELYYGVAGIGAVCHTINPRLFPEQIAYIINHAGDRIVCFDASFAPLVEQIADRCPKVETWIMLCDPFDLPRPFPVQLESYEAFIGDCAKDFAWPEFDERQAAILCYTSGTTGDPKGVLYSHRSLSLMVYALVAPDAFGLSATDTIAPVVPMFHVSAWGLPFAAPMVGARLVLPGSKLDSESLWNLFEQEGVTVSAGVPTIWFGLVDYMCREDKRIERFRRAIVGGAACPPGLTAKMRERGIATVHAWGMTELSPLGTVCAPSHSYPGKSAEARARIDVKQGRAAPGIDLKIVGEDGVELPWDGKSVGDLWVRGHWVVDRYYGSDHSALVDGWFPTGDVANIDTESYMEITDRSKDVIKSGGEWISSIELENISMSHPDIEMAACIAAEHPKWGERPLLIVVRRPDSALTAPELLAYYDGKVAKWCVPDDVIFVNELPLTATEKMQKQVLRQRFGKQLVKPDAWL from the coding sequence ATGAATCTGACCGGCCAGATGATGTACGAGCCGCTGTTGTTATCGTCGCTGCTTCGGCATGCGGCACGCCACGCTGGCGAGGTCGAAGTCGTGTCATGCCTCGTGGATGGCGGGATACATCGCTACACCTACCGGGATTGTCATGCCCGCGTCATGCAGCTTGCCAACGCTTTGACGGGGCGGAGTATTGTTGCCGGCGACCGAATCGGTACGTTAGCTTGGAACGGGTATCGTCACATGGAGTTGTACTACGGCGTTGCCGGCATAGGCGCGGTATGCCACACCATCAATCCACGCCTTTTCCCCGAGCAGATCGCCTATATCATCAATCACGCTGGAGATCGGATTGTTTGTTTTGACGCGTCGTTTGCGCCGCTCGTTGAGCAAATCGCAGACCGGTGTCCCAAAGTTGAAACATGGATAATGTTGTGTGACCCGTTTGATTTGCCACGGCCTTTTCCCGTGCAGCTAGAAAGTTATGAAGCTTTTATCGGCGACTGTGCCAAGGACTTCGCGTGGCCTGAGTTCGATGAGCGGCAGGCAGCAATTCTCTGCTACACATCCGGCACAACTGGCGATCCGAAAGGGGTGTTGTACTCGCATCGATCGCTTAGTCTGATGGTCTACGCGCTGGTGGCACCCGATGCATTCGGCCTATCGGCGACAGACACCATAGCACCTGTCGTGCCGATGTTCCATGTCAGTGCATGGGGCTTGCCGTTCGCGGCACCTATGGTCGGCGCGCGACTCGTGCTGCCTGGCTCGAAGCTCGATAGTGAGTCGTTGTGGAACCTGTTTGAACAGGAAGGAGTGACGGTCTCGGCCGGAGTGCCAACAATTTGGTTCGGATTGGTAGATTACATGTGCCGTGAAGATAAGCGAATCGAACGTTTCCGACGTGCGATCGTCGGCGGGGCAGCTTGCCCGCCAGGGCTTACCGCCAAAATGCGCGAGCGCGGCATTGCTACGGTGCACGCTTGGGGTATGACAGAGTTGTCGCCCCTTGGCACCGTGTGCGCGCCGTCGCACAGCTACCCGGGAAAGTCCGCAGAAGCCCGTGCCCGCATCGACGTGAAGCAAGGCCGCGCGGCACCCGGGATCGACCTGAAGATCGTCGGCGAAGACGGCGTGGAGTTGCCGTGGGACGGCAAGTCCGTGGGAGATCTGTGGGTGCGCGGTCATTGGGTAGTGGACCGCTATTACGGCAGCGATCATTCGGCTCTGGTTGATGGTTGGTTTCCGACAGGTGATGTCGCGAACATTGATACTGAGAGTTACATGGAGATCACGGATCGCAGCAAGGATGTGATCAAGTCCGGCGGCGAGTGGATCTCCTCGATCGAACTGGAAAACATTTCGATGTCTCATCCGGACATCGAAATGGCTGCGTGCATTGCCGCTGAGCATCCAAAGTGGGGGGAGCGCCCACTGTTAATCGTGGTTCGTCGTCCTGATAGTGCATTGACGGCGCCGGAACTGCTGGCGTACTACGATGGAAAAGTGGCGAAATGGTGCGTTCCAGACGACGTAATTTTCGTGAACGAATTACCCCTCACCGCGACTGAAAAAATGCAAAAACAGGTCTTGCGGCAGCGGTTCGGCAAGCAGTTAGTGAAACCGGACGCTTGGTTGTAG